DNA from Candidatus Bathyarchaeia archaeon:
AAGCATTTTAACGGCCTTTTTCATCCGCGAATACCTCTGTTCAATAGAAACGGAGAAAATTGAACCAATATATAAATTTAACTTTATTTTTGAATAATTTTTTATACCAGTTTAAACTATTGAACATTTGTATAAGCGGGTGGAGGCTTTGAAAACTGAGGTAAACGCCATGTTAGACGAAGTGGATCACGACATCTTAAACCTAATCGTGGAGGACTCAAGGAAAAGCTACCGGGAAATAGCGAAAACCCTGGGGATATCGGTGGGAACAGCGTATAATCGAATCAAAAGGCTGGAGGAGTCGGGAATAATAAAAGCGTACACCGCCCTTGTAGACCATGCGAAAATCGGCTACGAGCTAACAGTCCTCATATTGATACAGGCCGAGGGGGAGCACCTCTTGAATGTCGAGACGGAGGCTGCGAAGCTGGACGCCGTATCCTGCGTCTACGACATAACCGGGGACTTCGACATAGCCATCATCGCGCGGTTTAAAAACAGCTCCGAGCTCAACACCTTCATCAAATCGATGTTGAAAAACCCCTATGTGAAAAGAACAGTAACTAACGTAGTCCTAAACATTATGAAAGAAGACCTGAGAGTTAAGATTCCTCGAAAAACGAAGGTCTAGGCATCGTTAAGCGGCCCAGCGTAAAAGCTATAGGGTTAGGTAAAAATTTAAATGTGAACTGTTAAAGCTTACCTTCCATTGGACAAAGGTTCTAGAGGGGATTGGCCTTGGACATACTCCTAACAGCAGACCGCACCATGATGAGCAACTATCATGGAAAGGAGTTTCTAGGCTTCAGCACCAGCGCCCCTCCGAACCTGGTTCCAGACTGGCTGTTTAAAGCGATGTTCTTCCCCTCCATCAAATGTCGTCGTGGCCTACCCCTTGAAGCTCCATACGGCTTGAGAAAAATTGAAGCCAAACTGGTGGATGGAGGATTTGACGTTTTAACCGTTGATCCTGACCACTTGAAACGATACATCGATGACGCTAAGATCTTGTGCGTTCACGTAATGGATCCGTTCGGCCTCGGCCCATCCAGCACAACCTTCAGCCGAATATTGAAGACGGGGGAATCTTACCTATCAAAGTATTTTAGGCTAATTTTTATGAAACCAGAGATAAAAAAGGCTAAGAAAAAAGGGTTAAAAATTCTTGTGGGGGGCCCCGGATCCTGGCAGTTTAAGATTAGGCCTGAAGCCCAAACCCAGTATGGGGTGGACTGCGTCGTAGAAGGGGAGGCTGAAATCGTTCTCCCCAGGTTGATTAAGGATGTGTTAAGTGGAAGGGAAATCCCCAGCTATTATGAGGTGGGCTTCCGGGAGCTTCCCAGCGTCGAAGAGATCTCAGATATCAAGAATCCATCGGTTAACGGCCTCATTGAAATCGGCCGGGGTTGTCCTAGGGGTTGCAGCTTTTGCAGCGTGACGCTGAAGCCTTTGAGGTGGTATCCTTACGATAAAATTGAAAGGGAGCTGAGGGTTAACTATGAGGCGGGGTTGAAAGGGGGAATAATCCACGCCGAGGATGTTCTCCTATATGGTTCGAGAAGCGTCATTCCCAACCGTGAAAAGGTGTTGAAACTCCATCAAATAGCCAAAAAATACGTGGGGGAGCTGGGTTGGAGCCACGCCTCATTCGCGGCGGTTGCGGCGGATACGAAGCTGATCGAGGAGCTGAGCGAAATCATGTTAGACGGCCGGCAAACCTGGTGGGGGGCAGAGATGGGCATTGAAACCGGGTCTCCGAGGCTGGTTGAGGTCGCGATGCCCGCGAAGTCAAAACCCTTTAAGCCTGAAGAATGGCCTGAAGTAGTG
Protein-coding regions in this window:
- a CDS encoding Lrp/AsnC family transcriptional regulator produces the protein MEALKTEVNAMLDEVDHDILNLIVEDSRKSYREIAKTLGISVGTAYNRIKRLEESGIIKAYTALVDHAKIGYELTVLILIQAEGEHLLNVETEAAKLDAVSCVYDITGDFDIAIIARFKNSSELNTFIKSMLKNPYVKRTVTNVVLNIMKEDLRVKIPRKTKV
- a CDS encoding radical SAM protein, which translates into the protein MDILLTADRTMMSNYHGKEFLGFSTSAPPNLVPDWLFKAMFFPSIKCRRGLPLEAPYGLRKIEAKLVDGGFDVLTVDPDHLKRYIDDAKILCVHVMDPFGLGPSSTTFSRILKTGESYLSKYFRLIFMKPEIKKAKKKGLKILVGGPGSWQFKIRPEAQTQYGVDCVVEGEAEIVLPRLIKDVLSGREIPSYYEVGFRELPSVEEISDIKNPSVNGLIEIGRGCPRGCSFCSVTLKPLRWYPYDKIERELRVNYEAGLKGGIIHAEDVLLYGSRSVIPNREKVLKLHQIAKKYVGELGWSHASFAAVAADTKLIEELSEIMLDGRQTWWGAEMGIETGSPRLVEVAMPAKSKPFKPEEWPEVVKTAAGVMNDNNMIPACTLITGLPQETAEDTLKTIELMEDLKDFKSLIVPLFFVPMGQLKDKDWFKYEELTDLQKELMVICLRHDVKWAKEMLEWYVAGKWYSPLMKWLYRLFIWLVERKGREERVFEIIEKTRMTIHQRAV